Proteins encoded by one window of Nocardioides euryhalodurans:
- a CDS encoding NUDIX hydrolase produces the protein MTDPALRQPTVETVAEGVARISWAVEVTRAGFHEAVQRVAPEVEAALEAHTRVEALVSPDDAEGQRIATWSGMRREGVLRGLVVDGEVADRILYARLASDTPVSEPGGFRALLNSFLPRKRAISQLLLRDPDDRVLLCQLTYKQDWDLPGGVVEVGESPHLAVGREVEEELGLVVPPGPLLLTDWLPPWGGWDDALCLVFDGGVHDPAILDDVVKQVREIRSVAFCTPSEVAARCADFTARRIAAALDNVHGTAPAYVESGRRDDDR, from the coding sequence GTGACCGACCCAGCCCTCCGCCAACCGACCGTGGAGACGGTCGCGGAGGGCGTGGCGCGGATCAGCTGGGCGGTGGAGGTGACCCGCGCCGGGTTCCACGAGGCCGTGCAGCGGGTCGCCCCCGAGGTCGAGGCCGCGCTGGAGGCGCACACCCGGGTCGAGGCCCTGGTCAGCCCCGACGACGCCGAGGGACAGCGGATCGCGACCTGGTCCGGCATGCGCCGGGAGGGCGTGCTGCGCGGCCTGGTCGTCGACGGCGAGGTCGCCGACCGGATCCTCTACGCCCGGCTCGCCAGCGACACGCCCGTCAGCGAGCCCGGCGGCTTCCGGGCTCTGCTCAACTCCTTCCTGCCGCGCAAGCGTGCGATCAGCCAGCTGCTGCTGCGCGACCCGGACGACCGGGTGCTGCTGTGCCAGCTGACCTACAAGCAGGACTGGGACCTCCCCGGCGGGGTGGTCGAGGTCGGTGAGTCCCCGCACCTCGCGGTCGGCCGGGAGGTCGAGGAGGAGCTCGGCCTGGTGGTCCCTCCCGGCCCGCTGCTGCTGACCGACTGGCTGCCTCCGTGGGGCGGCTGGGACGACGCCCTGTGCCTGGTCTTCGACGGCGGCGTCCACGACCCGGCGATCCTCGACGACGTGGTCAAGCAGGTGCGCGAGATCCGCAGCGTGGCCTTCTGCACCCCCTCGGAGGTGGCTGCGCGCTGCGCCGACTTCACGGCCCGCCGGATCGCGGCCGCGCTGGACAACGTGCACGGCACCGCACCGGCCTACGTCGAGAGCGGTCGCCGCGACGACGACCGCTGA
- the ppdK gene encoding pyruvate, phosphate dikinase has translation MGFVFDFSAGNKDQRDLLGGKGANLAEMTNLGLPVPPGFTITTEACRAYLQDGGDPDGLAEEVSAHLGALEEKMGRRLGEAADPLLVSVRSGAKFSMPGMMETVLNIGLNDESVAGLAAQSDDERFAQDSYRRLLQMFGATVLGIDGEHFAEALDDAKRSRGTDNDLDLDAEDLRGLVATFKKIVEEHTGRPFPQDPREQLDLAVRAVFDSWNTDRARLYRRQERIPEDLGTAVNIQAMVFGNFGMDSGSGVAFTRDPASGNQGEYGDYLQNAQGEDVVAGIRNTVSLADFGDVDRKSHDDLMAIMTRLERHYRDMCDIEFTVERGKLWMLQTRVGKRTPEAAFRIAVHMVDEGLIGLDEAVLRVSGAQLAQLMFPRFDESAERTLLAKGMNASPGAAVGKAVFDSDTAVAWAERGEDVVLVRKETNPDDLRGMVAAQGILTSRGGKTSHAAVVARGMGRTCVCGAESLDVDARAKEFRVRDGETVREGDVISIDGTTGEVFAGAVPVSASLIVRHFEGEKIDDDLVSAVSRIMAHADGARRLRVRANSDTPEDSARARRFGAQGIGLCRTEHMFLGDRRELVERLIVAEDEATQEQALAALLPLQRQDFAEIFEAMDGLPVTIRLIDPPLHEFLPDLTELSVKVALEEERGEGSERDRVLLQHVRRLHEQNPMLGLRGVRLGIQIPGLFEMQARAILEAAADYTAAGGRPLPEIMIPLVASVRELDVVKGTILGVAEEVQADRGVRLDFSVGTMIELPRAAFLADRIAGSADFFSFGTNDLTQMAWGFSRDDVEAAFFSRYFDHGIFDVSPFESLDQLGVGGMVEMGTTKGRATKPNLKVGVCGEHGGDPRSIHFFDDVGLDYVSCSPFRVPVARLEAGRSVLAQRGASRTGG, from the coding sequence ATGGGCTTCGTCTTCGACTTCTCGGCAGGCAACAAGGACCAGCGTGACCTCCTCGGCGGCAAGGGTGCCAACCTCGCCGAGATGACCAACCTCGGCCTGCCGGTGCCCCCGGGATTCACGATCACCACCGAGGCCTGCCGCGCCTACCTGCAGGACGGCGGTGACCCCGACGGCCTGGCCGAGGAGGTCAGCGCCCACCTCGGTGCGCTCGAGGAGAAGATGGGCCGGCGGCTCGGCGAGGCCGCGGACCCGCTGCTCGTCAGCGTCCGCTCCGGGGCCAAGTTCTCGATGCCGGGGATGATGGAGACGGTCCTCAACATCGGGCTCAACGACGAGTCGGTGGCAGGTCTGGCCGCCCAGAGCGACGACGAGCGGTTCGCGCAGGACTCCTACCGCCGGCTGCTGCAGATGTTCGGCGCCACCGTGCTGGGCATCGACGGCGAGCACTTCGCCGAGGCGCTCGACGACGCCAAGCGCAGTCGCGGCACCGACAACGACCTCGACCTCGACGCCGAGGACCTGCGCGGCCTGGTCGCGACCTTCAAGAAGATCGTCGAGGAGCACACCGGCCGGCCCTTCCCGCAGGACCCGCGCGAGCAGCTCGACCTCGCCGTGCGCGCCGTCTTCGACTCCTGGAACACCGACCGCGCCCGGCTCTACCGTCGCCAGGAGCGGATCCCCGAGGACCTCGGCACCGCGGTCAACATCCAGGCGATGGTCTTCGGCAACTTCGGGATGGACTCGGGATCGGGCGTCGCCTTCACCCGCGACCCGGCCAGCGGCAACCAGGGCGAGTACGGCGACTACCTCCAGAACGCACAGGGCGAGGACGTCGTCGCCGGTATCCGCAACACGGTCTCCCTGGCCGACTTCGGTGACGTCGACCGGAAGTCCCACGACGACCTCATGGCGATCATGACCCGGCTCGAGCGGCACTACCGCGACATGTGCGACATCGAGTTCACGGTGGAGCGGGGCAAGCTCTGGATGCTGCAGACCCGGGTGGGCAAGCGGACCCCCGAGGCCGCCTTCCGGATCGCGGTGCACATGGTCGACGAGGGGCTGATCGGCCTGGACGAGGCGGTGCTGCGCGTCAGCGGCGCCCAGCTCGCCCAGCTGATGTTCCCCCGCTTCGACGAGTCGGCCGAGCGGACGCTGCTTGCCAAGGGCATGAACGCCTCCCCCGGCGCCGCGGTCGGCAAGGCGGTCTTCGACTCCGACACCGCGGTCGCCTGGGCCGAGCGCGGCGAGGACGTGGTGCTGGTCCGCAAGGAGACCAACCCCGATGACCTGCGCGGCATGGTGGCCGCCCAGGGCATCCTCACCAGCCGTGGCGGCAAGACCTCGCACGCCGCGGTCGTCGCCCGCGGCATGGGCCGTACGTGCGTCTGCGGCGCCGAGTCGCTCGACGTCGACGCCCGCGCGAAGGAGTTCCGGGTCCGCGACGGCGAGACGGTGCGTGAGGGCGACGTGATCTCGATCGACGGCACCACCGGCGAGGTCTTCGCCGGGGCCGTGCCCGTCTCGGCCTCGCTCATCGTGCGCCACTTCGAGGGCGAGAAGATCGACGACGACCTCGTCTCGGCCGTCTCGCGCATCATGGCCCACGCCGACGGCGCGCGGCGGCTGCGGGTGCGTGCCAACTCCGACACCCCCGAGGACTCGGCCCGGGCCCGACGCTTCGGGGCCCAGGGCATCGGACTGTGCCGCACCGAGCACATGTTCCTCGGCGACCGCCGCGAGCTGGTGGAGCGGCTGATCGTCGCCGAGGACGAGGCCACGCAGGAACAGGCCCTCGCCGCGCTGCTGCCGTTGCAGCGGCAGGACTTCGCCGAGATCTTCGAGGCGATGGACGGCCTCCCGGTGACGATCCGCCTCATCGACCCGCCGCTCCACGAGTTCCTGCCCGACCTGACCGAGCTGTCGGTGAAGGTCGCGCTCGAGGAGGAGCGTGGTGAGGGGTCCGAGCGCGACCGCGTGCTGCTGCAGCACGTCCGGCGGCTGCACGAGCAGAACCCCATGCTCGGTCTGCGCGGCGTGCGGCTCGGCATCCAGATCCCCGGGCTCTTCGAGATGCAGGCCCGCGCGATCCTCGAGGCCGCGGCCGACTACACCGCTGCCGGGGGCCGGCCGCTGCCCGAGATCATGATCCCGCTGGTGGCGAGCGTCCGCGAGCTCGACGTGGTCAAGGGCACCATCCTGGGGGTCGCCGAGGAGGTCCAGGCCGACCGCGGCGTACGCCTCGACTTCTCGGTCGGCACCATGATCGAGCTCCCCCGCGCCGCCTTCCTCGCCGACCGGATCGCCGGCTCGGCCGACTTCTTCTCGTTCGGCACCAACGACCTGACGCAGATGGCGTGGGGCTTCTCGCGCGACGACGTCGAGGCCGCCTTCTTCTCCCGCTACTTCGACCACGGGATCTTCGACGTCTCGCCCTTCGAGTCCCTCGACCAGCTCGGCGTCGGCGGCATGGTCGAGATGGGGACCACCAAGGGTCGTGCGACCAAGCCCAACCTGAAGGTCGGGGTCTGCGGCGAGCACGGCGGCGACCCGCGGTCCATCCACTTCTTCGACGACGTCGGGCTCGACTACGTGTCGTGCTCCCCCTTCCGCGTGCCGGTGGCGCGCCTCGAGGCCGGGCGCTCGGTGCTCGCGCAGCGCGGAGCGAGCCGTACGGGTGGATAG
- a CDS encoding EamA family transporter, whose protein sequence is MNLRDSLLAVLVAVVWGLNFVVIDWGMQDVPPLLFVAVRFLVVVFPAVLLVRRPQVPLRTLLAVGGFMSLGQFGLLYASIAAGMPPGLASLVLQAQVVLTIVIAAGALREWPTGAQVVGVALGTVGLLVVGAGRGGDVPLLALLLCVAAALSWAVGNVVVRSAGVVAGLSLTVWSAVVVPLPALALAVLVHGGDAVVAGLAGWSWQASVSTLYTAGLASLVGYGIFNGLLARWPSSAVVPWILLVPVVGMGSAWLLVDEVPNAAEAGGGAILLAGVLVALRPRRRPRRLAEDEVALTAGLP, encoded by the coding sequence GTGAACCTCCGCGACTCGCTGCTGGCCGTCCTCGTCGCCGTGGTGTGGGGGCTCAACTTCGTGGTCATCGACTGGGGGATGCAGGACGTGCCCCCGTTGCTGTTCGTCGCCGTCCGGTTCCTCGTGGTGGTCTTCCCCGCCGTCCTGCTCGTACGGCGGCCGCAGGTGCCGCTCCGCACCCTGCTCGCCGTCGGCGGGTTCATGTCGCTCGGCCAGTTCGGGCTGCTCTACGCCTCCATCGCGGCGGGAATGCCGCCCGGGCTGGCGTCCCTGGTGCTGCAGGCGCAGGTGGTGCTCACGATCGTGATCGCCGCTGGCGCGCTCCGGGAGTGGCCGACCGGCGCCCAGGTGGTCGGTGTCGCCCTCGGCACGGTCGGGCTGCTCGTCGTCGGTGCCGGTCGGGGTGGCGACGTCCCGCTCCTCGCGCTCCTGCTCTGCGTGGCCGCCGCCCTGTCGTGGGCGGTCGGCAACGTGGTCGTCCGCTCGGCCGGGGTGGTCGCGGGCCTGTCGCTGACCGTGTGGTCGGCGGTCGTCGTACCGCTGCCGGCCCTGGCCCTCGCCGTCCTCGTCCACGGGGGAGACGCGGTCGTGGCCGGCCTCGCCGGCTGGTCGTGGCAGGCGTCGGTGTCGACCCTCTACACGGCAGGGCTGGCCTCCCTGGTCGGCTACGGCATCTTCAACGGGCTGCTCGCGCGGTGGCCCTCGAGCGCGGTCGTCCCGTGGATCCTGCTGGTGCCCGTGGTCGGGATGGGCTCGGCGTGGCTGCTCGTCGACGAGGTGCCCAACGCCGCCGAGGCGGGTGGCGGCGCGATCCTGCTGGCCGGGGTGCTCGTGGCACTGCGGCCGCGCCGCCGGCCCCGGCGCCTCGCAGAGGACGAGGTCGCGCTGACGGCTGGCCTGCCCTGA
- a CDS encoding LysR family transcriptional regulator, whose amino-acid sequence MIELSALRSLRAVDTHGSVVAAAASLGFTPSAVSQQVKRLERQAGVPLLERVGRGVMLTGHGRRLVADGSRLLGELESLEAELQHEAGRVAGQLRIAAFSTATRGLVAPVVRTLLDAHPDLRLTLTETEPWDTVELVATGQQEIGIVHRWGDVPLSIPEHLVATSIGHDVADVVLPAGHPLGSRERLSPLDLVDEPWVATPEGTICREWLVRMYVGTGRSPRIAHVAMEFDSHLALVGAGLGIALVPRLGRRPLTPDVVAVPAHRPVPTRDVIVVRRASMARSPAVEAVVAALRSAAVS is encoded by the coding sequence ATGATCGAGCTGTCAGCCCTGCGCTCCCTGCGGGCGGTGGACACCCATGGCTCGGTGGTCGCCGCCGCAGCGTCTCTCGGCTTCACCCCCAGCGCCGTCTCGCAGCAGGTCAAGCGACTCGAGCGTCAGGCCGGCGTACCGCTGCTCGAGCGGGTCGGTCGCGGGGTGATGCTCACCGGGCACGGCCGTCGGCTGGTGGCCGACGGCTCCCGGCTGCTCGGCGAGCTGGAGTCGCTGGAGGCCGAGCTCCAGCACGAGGCCGGCCGCGTGGCCGGCCAGCTGCGGATCGCCGCCTTCTCGACCGCGACCCGCGGCCTGGTCGCGCCGGTCGTCCGCACCCTCCTGGACGCCCACCCCGACCTGCGGCTGACGCTGACCGAGACCGAGCCGTGGGACACCGTCGAGCTGGTCGCCACCGGCCAGCAGGAGATCGGCATCGTCCACCGCTGGGGCGACGTCCCGCTCAGCATCCCCGAGCACCTGGTGGCGACCTCGATCGGTCACGACGTGGCCGACGTGGTGCTCCCCGCGGGGCACCCGCTGGGCTCCCGCGAGCGGCTCAGCCCGCTCGACCTCGTGGACGAGCCGTGGGTGGCCACCCCCGAGGGCACGATCTGTCGTGAGTGGCTCGTCCGGATGTACGTCGGCACCGGTCGGTCACCCCGGATCGCGCACGTGGCCATGGAGTTCGACAGCCACCTGGCGCTGGTCGGCGCCGGCCTCGGGATCGCCCTGGTGCCGCGACTCGGCCGCCGGCCGCTCACTCCCGACGTGGTCGCCGTGCCGGCGCACCGGCCGGTCCCCACCCGCGACGTGATCGTGGTGCGCCGGGCCTCGATGGCCCGCTCCCCCGCCGTCGAGGCGGTCGTCGCAGCCTTGCGCAGCGCCGCCGTTTCCTAG
- a CDS encoding co-chaperone YbbN: MTQQPFSRPGAIDLSALKQPAAAPAPPAGAGGQAAAGGATSAYAVTVSEENFQATIEASMTAPLLLVFFSRTRMPESAQLAADLETLAGEFEGRFLAGMVDIDAAPQIAQAMQIPSVPLVVAVLDGRPMPLLQDVVPLEELRTALTQVMQQLTAQGVTGRHQPRTPQAEVEQEGDAEPAVDPRYAAAQAALEADDVDGAVAEYQKLVDANPADAEAAAGLAMAKVLQRTRGVDLQQAREAAAAAPDDVDAQTMVADLDLLGGHVDDAFNRLVDLVRRTAGDERDAAREHLLALFGAVGNDDPRVLRGRQNLASALF; encoded by the coding sequence ATGACGCAGCAGCCGTTCAGCCGCCCGGGAGCCATCGACCTGTCCGCGCTCAAGCAGCCGGCCGCCGCACCTGCCCCGCCGGCCGGAGCGGGCGGCCAGGCGGCAGCGGGCGGGGCCACCTCCGCCTACGCGGTCACGGTCAGCGAGGAGAACTTCCAGGCCACCATCGAGGCGTCGATGACCGCGCCGTTGCTGCTGGTGTTCTTCTCGCGGACCCGGATGCCCGAGAGCGCCCAGCTCGCCGCGGACCTCGAGACGCTGGCGGGGGAGTTCGAGGGACGCTTCCTGGCGGGCATGGTCGACATCGACGCCGCTCCCCAGATCGCGCAGGCGATGCAGATCCCGTCCGTGCCGCTCGTCGTGGCGGTCCTCGACGGCCGGCCGATGCCGCTGCTCCAGGACGTGGTCCCGCTCGAGGAGCTGCGGACCGCCCTGACGCAGGTGATGCAGCAGCTGACGGCACAGGGCGTGACCGGGCGCCACCAGCCCCGCACGCCGCAGGCCGAGGTGGAGCAGGAGGGTGACGCCGAGCCCGCCGTCGACCCGCGCTACGCCGCTGCCCAGGCCGCCCTCGAGGCCGACGACGTCGATGGTGCTGTCGCCGAGTACCAGAAGCTCGTCGACGCCAACCCCGCCGACGCCGAGGCGGCCGCCGGGCTGGCGATGGCCAAGGTGCTGCAGCGCACCCGTGGCGTCGACCTCCAGCAGGCCCGCGAGGCCGCCGCGGCCGCGCCCGACGACGTCGACGCCCAGACGATGGTGGCGGACCTCGACCTGCTCGGCGGCCACGTCGACGACGCGTTCAACCGGCTCGTCGACCTGGTCCGGCGCACGGCGGGGGACGAGCGTGACGCCGCCCGCGAGCACCTGCTCGCGCTGTTCGGTGCCGTCGGCAACGACGACCCGCGGGTGCTGCGCGGCCGGCAGAACCTCGCCTCCGCGCTGTTCTAG
- a CDS encoding acyl-CoA mutase large subunit family protein, giving the protein MVDDTARSRWQARYEQSRVRDADFTTLSGMAVEPAYGTDESEWPGQFPFTRGLYPTGYRGRTWTIRQFAGFGNAEQTNERYHMILGRGGGGLSVAFDMPTLMGRDSDDPKSLGEVGHCGVAIDSVADMETLFRGIDLGAVTTSMTISGPAVPVFCMMIVAAERAGVDTSTLNGTLQTDIFKEYIAQKEWLFTPEPHLRLIGDLMEYCAEQIPDYKPLSVSGYHIREAGSTAAQELAFTLADGFGYVELGLSRGLDIEKFAPGLSFFFDAHVDFFEEIAKFRAARRIWARWLRDVYGAQTEKAQWLRFHTQTAGVSLTAQQPYNNVVRTGIEALSAVLGGTNSLHTNALDETLALPSEQAAEIALRTQQVIMEETGVVNVADPLGGSWYVEALTDQIEAEANAIFDRILAMGGSPLTHADTEALAEATRAGENPVTRGLLRGIEDGWFMSEIAEAAFQYQKALEKGDKRIVGVNCHEHSVTHDLEIMRVSHEVEVEQVRLLAERRAGRDEAAVSAAIERMVAVGRTDDNMMEAMLDACRAEATLGEICDALRAEWGEYREPARF; this is encoded by the coding sequence ATGGTCGACGACACCGCACGGTCCCGCTGGCAGGCACGCTACGAGCAGTCCCGGGTCCGTGACGCGGACTTCACCACGCTGTCCGGCATGGCCGTGGAGCCGGCGTACGGCACCGACGAGTCGGAGTGGCCCGGCCAGTTCCCGTTCACCCGGGGTCTCTACCCGACCGGCTACCGGGGCCGGACCTGGACGATCCGGCAGTTCGCCGGCTTCGGCAACGCCGAGCAGACCAACGAGCGCTACCACATGATCCTGGGGCGCGGCGGTGGCGGGCTCTCGGTCGCCTTCGACATGCCCACCCTGATGGGACGCGACTCCGACGACCCCAAGTCGCTCGGCGAGGTCGGCCACTGCGGGGTGGCGATCGACTCGGTCGCCGACATGGAGACGCTCTTCCGCGGCATCGACCTCGGGGCCGTCACCACCTCGATGACGATCAGCGGCCCGGCCGTCCCCGTCTTCTGCATGATGATCGTGGCCGCCGAGCGGGCCGGGGTCGACACCTCCACGCTCAACGGCACGCTGCAGACCGACATCTTCAAGGAGTACATCGCCCAGAAGGAGTGGCTCTTCACCCCGGAGCCGCACCTGCGCCTGATCGGCGACCTGATGGAGTACTGCGCCGAGCAGATCCCGGACTACAAGCCGCTCTCCGTCTCCGGCTACCACATCCGCGAGGCCGGCTCGACGGCCGCGCAGGAGCTCGCCTTCACGCTGGCCGACGGCTTCGGCTACGTCGAGCTCGGGCTCTCGCGGGGCCTCGACATCGAGAAGTTCGCCCCCGGCCTGTCGTTCTTCTTCGACGCCCACGTCGACTTCTTCGAGGAGATCGCGAAGTTCCGGGCGGCGCGCCGGATCTGGGCGCGCTGGCTCCGTGACGTCTACGGCGCGCAGACCGAGAAGGCGCAGTGGCTGCGCTTCCACACCCAGACCGCCGGGGTCTCGCTGACCGCCCAGCAGCCGTACAACAACGTCGTCCGCACCGGCATCGAGGCGCTCTCCGCGGTGCTCGGCGGCACCAACAGCCTCCACACCAACGCCCTCGACGAGACGCTGGCACTCCCGAGCGAGCAGGCCGCCGAGATCGCGCTGCGCACCCAGCAGGTGATCATGGAGGAGACCGGTGTCGTCAACGTCGCGGACCCGCTGGGCGGCTCCTGGTACGTCGAGGCGCTCACCGACCAGATCGAGGCCGAGGCCAACGCGATCTTCGACCGGATCCTCGCGATGGGCGGGTCGCCGCTGACGCACGCCGACACCGAGGCGCTGGCGGAGGCCACCCGCGCCGGCGAGAACCCCGTGACCCGCGGTCTGCTGCGCGGCATCGAGGACGGCTGGTTCATGTCCGAGATCGCCGAGGCCGCCTTCCAGTACCAGAAGGCCCTCGAGAAGGGTGACAAGCGGATCGTCGGCGTCAACTGCCACGAGCACTCCGTCACCCACGACCTCGAGATCATGCGGGTCAGCCACGAGGTCGAGGTCGAGCAGGTCCGGCTGCTCGCCGAGCGCAGGGCCGGTCGTGACGAGGCCGCCGTCTCCGCCGCGATCGAGCGGATGGTCGCCGTCGGCCGTACCGACGACAACATGATGGAGGCGATGCTCGACGCCTGCCGGGCCGAGGCCACGCTGGGCGAGATCTGCGACGCCCTGCGCGCCGAGTGGGGCGAGTACCGGGAGCCCGCGCGGTTCTGA
- a CDS encoding MarR family winged helix-turn-helix transcriptional regulator, producing MAPLPFDPIDEAARQWADHWSGVPAMHAVTSLMRVQQLVLNRLDGVLRPHGLTFARYEALVLLTFSSRGSLPLGKMGERLQVHPTSVTSIVRKLEADGHVVRRRHPDDGRAVLAEITPAGRQVVEAATADLVGADFGLGVLDDGDLRQLSELLRPVRRAAGDF from the coding sequence ATGGCGCCGCTGCCGTTCGACCCCATCGACGAGGCCGCCCGGCAGTGGGCCGACCACTGGTCCGGAGTGCCGGCGATGCATGCCGTCACCTCGCTGATGCGGGTCCAGCAGCTCGTCCTCAACAGGCTCGACGGCGTGCTGCGGCCCCACGGGCTGACCTTCGCGCGCTACGAGGCGCTGGTGCTGCTCACGTTCTCCTCCCGGGGCTCGCTGCCACTGGGCAAGATGGGGGAGCGGCTGCAGGTGCACCCCACGTCGGTCACCTCGATCGTCCGCAAGCTCGAGGCGGACGGCCACGTCGTACGACGGCGGCACCCGGACGACGGGCGGGCCGTCCTGGCGGAGATCACCCCGGCCGGGCGCCAGGTCGTCGAGGCCGCCACCGCGGACCTCGTCGGCGCCGACTTCGGGTTGGGGGTCCTCGACGACGGCGACCTGCGTCAGCTCTCGGAGCTGTTGCGCCCGGTGCGCCGGGCGGCCGGCGACTTCTGA
- a CDS encoding PH domain-containing protein: MGLLASVTEPDIRRHLLRDEGEVIVDEVRKHWVAYVRAVLELVLGLAILVSVPFLDPDLAWLPLLLGFGVLAHAGWKALHARMDRFVITNMRVFRLHGVLAQQLATMPLSRILDITVAKPLTGRVLGYGHFIFESAAQEQGLRDIRFVGRPDDRDLAIQRVVQRSGLRGPRVVN; the protein is encoded by the coding sequence GTGGGCCTGCTGGCGTCGGTGACCGAGCCCGACATCCGTCGCCACCTCCTCCGGGACGAGGGGGAGGTGATCGTCGACGAGGTGCGCAAGCACTGGGTCGCCTACGTCCGGGCCGTGCTCGAGCTCGTGCTGGGGCTCGCGATCCTGGTCTCCGTCCCGTTCCTCGACCCCGACCTGGCCTGGCTCCCCCTGCTGCTGGGATTCGGTGTCCTCGCCCACGCGGGCTGGAAGGCGCTCCACGCGCGGATGGACCGGTTCGTCATCACCAACATGAGGGTGTTCCGCCTCCACGGGGTGCTCGCCCAGCAGCTCGCCACCATGCCGCTCTCGCGGATCCTCGACATCACGGTCGCCAAGCCGCTCACCGGCCGGGTCCTCGGCTACGGCCACTTCATCTTCGAGTCCGCGGCCCAGGAGCAGGGGCTGCGGGACATCCGCTTCGTCGGCCGACCCGACGACCGCGACCTCGCGATCCAGCGCGTCGTGCAGCGCTCCGGGCTGCGCGGCCCCCGGGTGGTCAACTAG